A genomic segment from Spinacia oleracea cultivar Varoflay chromosome 3, BTI_SOV_V1, whole genome shotgun sequence encodes:
- the LOC110774999 gene encoding uncharacterized protein yields the protein MCRTTDYYRREDSFLRLKAISLRLTLSSATAVSILPECLTLVFLPRINEGLLEINGSKFRPDSPAFITLHRVLNSEFVFASKDRVRACDGVVFEVRVAENRLLRGVFRQCDAGGLKMDCKCMFERDFGVTEAEIFVAAENGGVTRETVVAKRRRFCRKFEVALEDIPEERECDVVEKEEGLDVAGCCCCDEVESRSDGGDEVDFDQVMEREMEGVRWAVDVGIWVVCLGVGLLVSRASARNLRRRKLIV from the coding sequence ATGTGTCGTACCACAGACTATTACCGCCGTGAAGACAGCTTTCTTAGGCTGAAAGCTATCTCTCTCCGCCTCACTCTCTCTTCCGCCACCGCTGTATCTATTTTACCGGAATGTCTCACCCTTGTTTTCCTCCCTCGAATCAACGAAGGTCTTCTCGAAATCAACGGCTCTAAATTCCGCCCTGATTCTCCCGCTTTCATTACTCTCCACCGCGTTCTCAATTCCGAATTCGTTTTCGCCTCTAAGGACCGTGTACGCGCCTGCGACGGCGTCGTTTTCGAGGTACGTGTCGCTGAGAATCGTCTTCTCCGAGGTGTTTTCCGGCAATGCGATGCCGGCGGTTTGAAGATGGACTGCAAGTGTATGTTCGAGAGAGATTTTGGTGTGACAGAAGCGGAGATTTTTGTTGCGGCAGAAAACGGCGGAGTTACGAGAGAGACGGTGGTAGCGAAGAGGAGGAGGTTTTGTCGGAAGTTTGAGGTGGCGTTGGAAGATATtccagaggagagagagtgtgaTGTGGTTGAGAAGGAGGAGGGATTAGATGTTGCGGGCTGTTGTTGTTGTGATGAGGTTGAGAGTCGATCGGACGGTGGAGATGAGGTGGATTTTGATCAGGTGATGGAGAGAGAGATGGAGGGAGTTAGATGGGCCGTAGATGTGGGGATTTGGGTCGTATGTTTGGGGGTTGGCCTTTTGGTTTCTAGAGCTTCTGCTAGGAATCTTAGGCGTAGAAAACTCATAGTTTGA